One genomic window of Azospirillum sp. TSH100 includes the following:
- the fusA gene encoding elongation factor G, producing the protein MPRSHALDRYRNIGIMAHIDAGKTTTTERILFYTGKSYRMGEVNDGTAVMDWMEQEQERGITITSAATTCFWRDHRINIIDTPGHVDFTIEVERSLRVLDGAVAIFDAVAGVEPQTETVWRQADKYGVPRMAFVNKMDRVGADFAGCVAKMADRLGVKPLVLQLPIGSETGFAGVVDLVAMRATIWKAETLGAEFEHRDIPEELAGSAANARQALLEAVLDLDEAAMAAYLERGEEPAPDALRALIRKGTISGALVPVLCGSAFRNKGIQPMLDAVVDYLPAPNDIGAVKGHAVGGERSEERAANDSAPFSGLAFKVMNDPYVGTLTFCRIYSGTASVGDSLLNPVKGEREKIGRMLLMHANSREDIERAHTGDIVAFAGLEQTATGDTLCDPAKPIVLERLDVPEPVIEIVVEPRTNADHDRMAAALNRLGHEDPSLQVSVDRESGQTVIRGMGELHLDIIVDRMKREFRVDAAVGAPKVAYRETVMRSAEIDHVHARQTGDRAQFARVTLKLEALERGAGFVFENRAAGLPREFVAGVQKGLEAAKDSGVVAGYPVVDVKVTLTGGEAHDVDSSPLAFELAARTAFREAMTKAAPVLLEPLMRVEIITPDDYMGDVIGDLNGRRGQITGMDQRGNARIVTGLVPLAAMFGYVNSLRSMSQGRAQYSMQFDHYEPVPQAIADGVRAKVA; encoded by the coding sequence ATGCCCCGTTCGCACGCCCTCGACCGTTACCGCAACATCGGCATCATGGCTCACATCGATGCCGGCAAGACGACGACGACCGAGCGCATCCTGTTCTATACCGGCAAGTCCTATCGCATGGGCGAGGTCAATGACGGCACCGCCGTCATGGACTGGATGGAGCAGGAGCAGGAGCGGGGCATCACCATCACTTCGGCGGCCACGACCTGTTTCTGGCGCGACCACCGCATCAATATCATCGATACGCCCGGCCACGTGGATTTCACCATCGAGGTCGAGCGGTCGTTGCGTGTTCTGGATGGCGCCGTTGCCATCTTCGATGCGGTTGCGGGGGTTGAGCCCCAGACCGAGACCGTGTGGCGGCAGGCCGACAAGTACGGCGTGCCCCGCATGGCTTTCGTCAACAAGATGGACCGCGTCGGCGCGGACTTCGCCGGCTGCGTCGCCAAGATGGCCGATCGATTGGGCGTGAAGCCGCTGGTTCTTCAATTGCCCATCGGCAGCGAAACCGGCTTTGCCGGGGTCGTCGATCTTGTGGCAATGCGCGCCACGATCTGGAAGGCCGAGACCCTCGGCGCCGAATTCGAACACAGAGACATTCCCGAGGAACTGGCCGGATCGGCAGCAAATGCCCGTCAGGCGCTGCTGGAGGCTGTACTCGACCTCGACGAGGCGGCAATGGCCGCCTATCTGGAGCGCGGCGAGGAGCCGGCGCCCGATGCGTTGCGCGCGCTGATCCGCAAGGGTACGATTTCCGGCGCCCTTGTCCCGGTTCTTTGCGGTTCCGCCTTCCGCAACAAGGGCATCCAGCCGATGCTCGATGCCGTGGTCGATTACTTGCCGGCGCCGAACGACATCGGCGCCGTGAAGGGCCACGCCGTTGGCGGCGAGCGGTCGGAAGAGCGTGCGGCCAACGACAGTGCTCCGTTCTCCGGCCTCGCCTTCAAGGTGATGAACGATCCCTATGTCGGGACGCTCACCTTCTGTCGCATCTATTCCGGTACCGCCAGCGTCGGCGATTCGCTGCTGAACCCGGTGAAGGGTGAGCGCGAGAAGATCGGCCGCATGTTGTTGATGCACGCCAACAGCCGCGAAGACATCGAGCGCGCCCATACCGGCGACATCGTGGCCTTCGCCGGTCTGGAGCAGACGGCGACCGGCGATACGCTGTGTGATCCGGCCAAGCCGATCGTGCTGGAACGCCTTGATGTCCCCGAGCCGGTGATCGAAATCGTGGTGGAGCCGCGAACCAACGCCGACCATGATCGGATGGCGGCTGCTTTGAACCGTCTTGGCCATGAGGACCCGTCGCTTCAGGTCTCGGTCGATCGAGAAAGTGGCCAGACGGTGATCCGCGGGATGGGCGAACTGCATCTCGACATCATCGTCGACCGCATGAAGCGCGAATTCCGCGTCGATGCCGCCGTCGGCGCCCCGAAGGTCGCCTATCGCGAAACCGTGATGCGCTCCGCCGAGATCGACCATGTCCATGCCCGCCAGACCGGTGACCGCGCACAGTTCGCGCGCGTGACGCTGAAGCTGGAGGCATTGGAGCGCGGCGCTGGTTTCGTTTTCGAGAACCGGGCGGCCGGCTTGCCGCGCGAGTTCGTCGCCGGCGTTCAGAAGGGGCTGGAGGCGGCGAAGGACAGCGGCGTCGTTGCCGGCTATCCGGTGGTCGACGTGAAGGTGACCCTGACCGGCGGCGAGGCGCATGACGTCGACAGCTCGCCGCTGGCCTTCGAACTTGCGGCGCGGACTGCCTTCCGCGAGGCTATGACAAAGGCTGCTCCGGTGCTGTTGGAACCGCTGATGCGGGTCGAAATCATCACGCCGGACGACTATATGGGCGATGTCATCGGTGACCTGAACGGTCGCCGCGGACAGATCACCGGCATGGATCAGCGCGGGAACGCGCGAATCGTCACGGGACTGGTTCCCTTGGCGGCCATGTTCGGCTATGTGAACTCCCTGCGCTCCATGAGTCAGGGCCGTGCGCAGTACAGCATGCAGTTCGACCATTATGAGCCGGTGCCACAGGCCATCGCGGACGGCGTCCGCGCCAAGGTGGCCTGA